One region of Macadamia integrifolia cultivar HAES 741 chromosome 11, SCU_Mint_v3, whole genome shotgun sequence genomic DNA includes:
- the LOC122093741 gene encoding D-aminoacyl-tRNA deacylase, protein MRAVVQRVASASVEVEGRKVSEIGPGLLVLVGLHDADVESDADYICRKVLNMRLFPNEKTGKQWDQNVMQKNYGVLLVSQFTLYGILKGNKLDFHVAMSPERAKPFYASLGDKFRKSYNVDAIKDGVFGAMMKVNLVNDGPVTMQLDSSQTSKNTSDAVEP, encoded by the exons ACGAGTCGCCTCTGCAAGCGTGGAG GTGGAAGGGCGCAAGGTCTCAGAGATAGGGCCAGGCCTCCTCGTCCTCGTCGGCCTTCACGATGCCGATGTCGAATCCGATGCAGACTACAT ATGTCGGAAGGTATTGAACATGCGATTGTTTCCAAATGAGAAGACTGGGAAACAATGGGATCAAAAT GTTATGCAGAAGAATTATGGAGTTCTACtgg TGAGTCAGTTTACATTATATGGAATTCTGAAAGGCAACAAGCTGGATTTCCATGTGGCCATGTCACCTGAAAGAGCGAAGCCTTTCTATGCGTCTCTGGGTGATAAGTTTCGCAAATCCTACAATGTGGATGCAATAAAAG ATGGTGTTTTTGGGGCGATGATGAAG GTGAACTTGGTCAATGATGGGCCTGTTACAATGCAGCTCGATTCTTCACAAACATCCAA GAACACGAGTGATGCAGTGGAACCATAA